A single window of Balaenoptera ricei isolate mBalRic1 chromosome 15, mBalRic1.hap2, whole genome shotgun sequence DNA harbors:
- the PAPOLB gene encoding poly(A) polymerase beta, which yields MMPFPVTTPGSQQTPPPPKHYGISSPISLAPPRETDCILTQKLIETLKPFGVFEEEEELQRRILILEKLNNLVKEWIREISESKSLPQAVIENVGGKIFTFGSYRLGVHTKGADIDALCVAPRHVDRSDFFTSFYGKLKLHEEVKDLRAVEEAFVPVIKLCFDGIEIDILFARLALQTIPEDLDLRDDSLLKNLDIRCIRSLNGCRVTDEILHLVPNIDNFRLTLRAIKLWAKCHNIYSNILGFLGGVSWAMLVARTCQLYPNAIASTLVRKFFLVFSEWEWPNPVLLKEPEERNLNLPVWDPRVNPSDRYHLMPIITPAYPQQNSTYNVSVSTRMVMIEEFKQGLAITHEILLSKAEWSKLFEAPSFFQKYKHYIVLLASAPTEKQHLEWVGLVESKIRILVGNLEKNEFITLAHVNPQSFPAPKENPDREEFRTMWVIGLVLKKPENSDVLSIDLTYDIQSFTDTVYRQAINSKMFEMDMKIAAMHLRRKELHQLLPNHVLQKKKTHSMEGVRLTALDDGSLDLSVDSEDSTSVSSLPGSMKTGPVTGSAQGRSISAPAMMAASVTSVQVPEVSLQQANPSDSPGGTSSESIPQTAPQPTISPPLKPMVTRVVSSTRLVNHPPRPSGSAAANIANPIIGV from the coding sequence ATGATGCCGTTTCCGGTGACCACCCCGGGATCACAACAGACCCCGCCGCCGCCCAAGCACTATGGCATCTCCTCCCCCATCAGTTTAGCACCCCCCAGGGAGACTGACTGCATACTTACCCAGAAATTAATTGAAACCCTGAAGCCCTTTGGGGTttttgaagaggaagaggaactaCAGCGCAGGATTTTAATTTTGGAGAAATTAAATAACCTGGTAAAGGAATGGATACGAGAAATCAGTGAAAGCAAGAGTCTTCCACAAGCTGTAATAGAAAACGTTGGAGGGAAAATCTTTACATTCGGTTCTTATAGATTAGGGGTGCATACGAAAGGTGCAGATATCGACGCGTTGTGCGTGGCACCAAGACATGTTGATCGAAGCGATTTTTTCACCTCCTTCTATGGTAAACTGAAACTACATGAAGAAGTAAAGGATTTAAGGGCTGTTGAAGAGGCATTTGTACCAGTTATCAAACTGTGTTTTGATGGGATAGAGATTGATATTTTGTTTGCAAGATTAGCACTGCAGACTATTCCAGAAGATTTGGACCTAAGAGATGACAGTTTGCTTAAAAATTTAGATATTAGGTGCATAAGAAGTCTTAATGGTTGCCGGGTAACTGATGAGATTTTACATCTAGTACCAAACATTGACAACTTCAGATTAACTCTGAGAGCCATCAAGTTGTGGGCCAAATGCCACAACATCTATTCCAATATATTAGGTTTCTTAGGAGGTGTTTCCTGGGCGATGCTAGTAGCAAGAACTTGCCAGCTTTATCCAAATGCGATAGCATCAACTCTTGTACGTAAATTTTTCTTGGTGTTTTCTGAATGGGAATGGCCAAATCCAGTGCTACTGAAAGAGCCTGAAGAACGGAATCTTAATTTGCCTGTCTGGGACCCAAGAGTAAATCCCAGCGATAGGTACCATCTCATGCCCATAATTACACCAGCGTACCCACAGCAGAACTCCACGTACAACGTGTCTGTTTCAACAAGGATGGTCATGATTGAGGAGTTTAAGCAAGGGCTTGCTATCACACATGAGATTTTGCTGAGTAAGGCAGAGTGGTCCAAACTTTTTGAAGCTCCCAGCTTCTTTCAAAAGTACAAGCATTATATTGTACTTCTAGCAAGCGCGCCAACAGAAAAACAACATCTAGAATGGGTGGGCTTGGTGGAATCAAAAATCCGAATCCTGGTTGGAAACTTGGAGAAGAATGAATTTATTACACTGGCACATGTGAATCCTCAGTCGTTTCCAGCACCCAAGGAAAATCCTGACAGGGAAGAATTCCGTACAATGTGGGTGATTGGGTTAGTGTTAAAAAAGCCAGAAAACTCTGACGTTCTCAGTATTGATCTCACCTATGATATCCAGTCTTTCACAGATACAGTTTATAGGCAAGCGATAAATAGTAAGATGTTTGAGATGGATATGAAAATTGCTGCaatgcatttgagaagaaaggaaCTCCATCAACTACTACCTAATCACgtgcttcagaaaaagaaaacacactcgATGGAAGGTGTCAGATTGACAGCTTTGGATGACGGCAGCCTCGACTTGTCTGTAGACAGTGAAGACAGCACGTCTGTCTCTTCACTTCCTGGCTCTATGAAGACTGGCCCAGTGACTGGCAGCGCTCAGGGCAGAAGCATTTCTGCCCCGGCTATGATGGCAGCATCTGTGACCAGCGTACAGGTTCCTGAAGTTTCCTTGCAACAAGCAAATCCCAGTGACAGCCCAGGGGGCACGTCCAGCGAAAGCATCCCTCAGACTGCCCCACAACCAACTATTTCTCCACCACTGAAGCCCATGGTCACCAGAGTTGTTTCCTCAACACGTCTGGTCAACCATCCACCCAGGCCTTCAGGGAGCGCAGCAGCAAACATAGCTAATCCTATCATAGGAGTCTAG